Proteins from a genomic interval of Candidatus Hydrogenedentota bacterium:
- the dnaN gene encoding DNA polymerase III subunit beta translates to MKISISRQALLDAVNKVKTVVSPKSALPILSHILMETRDGAVRLTATDLKVSIECSVDCTVEEAGALTVSSQRLASILAELPEGDLTLTLGSNSVIALDSGRIHTKLFSMAADEFPPIRSFDNIEPLVLPQRLLKRLFQKTSFAICSDQARYNLTGLLCEIHDGKLTVVATDGRRMSLCSESEGIPESVSVKVIIPGKMISELERLLGDEGEVNVYIDETQAAFSFASIRLVTALIEGSFPNYDMVVPKKHDKEAVLNTASFLEAVRRTRTMTNEKFNSVRFSIEGETLTLQVVTPEVGEYEEDMPVDFRGSAVEIAFNPDFILEVLRRIDTEKICLVLKDGTSPGLIKPYDGERSEGYLNVIMPIRI, encoded by the coding sequence ATGAAGATCAGTATTTCTCGCCAAGCCTTACTTGATGCCGTCAACAAGGTAAAGACCGTTGTCTCACCGAAATCGGCATTGCCCATTCTCTCTCACATCCTGATGGAGACAAGGGACGGAGCAGTGCGTTTGACTGCTACCGACTTAAAGGTGAGCATCGAATGCAGCGTTGATTGCACGGTTGAAGAAGCAGGTGCATTGACGGTGTCTTCTCAACGTCTGGCTTCTATTCTGGCAGAATTGCCCGAAGGTGATTTGACGTTGACGCTTGGCAGTAACAGTGTCATTGCGCTGGATAGTGGTCGTATTCATACGAAGCTGTTCAGTATGGCCGCGGATGAGTTCCCGCCGATTCGTTCCTTTGATAACATCGAGCCGTTGGTACTGCCTCAGCGTTTGTTGAAGCGGCTGTTTCAGAAGACAAGTTTTGCCATCTGCTCGGATCAGGCTCGCTACAACCTTACCGGGTTGTTGTGTGAAATCCATGACGGCAAACTTACGGTCGTGGCGACTGATGGCCGTCGTATGAGTCTCTGCTCGGAATCGGAAGGTATCCCTGAGAGCGTCAGTGTGAAGGTCATCATTCCCGGCAAGATGATTTCCGAACTGGAACGTCTGCTGGGTGATGAGGGCGAGGTCAACGTCTATATTGACGAAACACAAGCTGCCTTTTCGTTTGCATCCATTCGTTTGGTGACTGCCCTCATTGAAGGGTCCTTTCCAAACTACGATATGGTTGTTCCCAAGAAACACGACAAAGAAGCGGTCCTTAATACCGCTTCCTTCTTGGAAGCCGTGCGCCGTACACGGACAATGACCAATGAGAAGTTCAATTCCGTGCGTTTTTCCATTGAGGGAGAGACGTTGACCCTTCAAGTGGTCACTCCCGAGGTTGGTGAATACGAAGAAGACATGCCCGTTGATTTCCGAGGGTCCGCGGTTGAGATCGCGTTTAACCCCGACTTCATTCTTGAGGTGCTGCGCCGCATCGATACGGAGAAGATTTGTCTTGTTCTTAAGGACGGTACCAGTCCCGGCTTGATTAAGCCCTATGATGGAGAGCGTTCGGAAGGCTATCTGAACGTGATTATGCCAATTCGTATCTAA
- the cyoE gene encoding heme o synthase has translation MELSKPRIVTLVLVTAALGFYMGGMGFHGVESLLALFYTLLGVAMTAAGSGALNHYMEYDSDARMDRTRNRPIPSGQVPPMHALVYGEYMVLGGVVLLMWKVNLLTAFLALLTAFLYVLVYTPMKKVSWLNTLMGAIPGALPPMGGWTAATGQIDPGAWVLFFILFIWQQPHFYSIAWIFKDDYRKGGFEMLPVRDPQGKRTFRQVLFFSGLLIPVSLLPYVIGLSGFLYFLGALLLGLMMLASCFPFVRTGSTVDARRVLKVSVLYLPLLLALIVLDFSI, from the coding sequence TTGGAGCTTTCCAAGCCCCGTATAGTTACCCTCGTACTCGTGACGGCTGCTCTCGGCTTCTATATGGGTGGCATGGGTTTCCACGGGGTTGAGTCACTTCTAGCGTTGTTTTATACCCTTCTTGGCGTAGCTATGACGGCCGCCGGGTCCGGTGCTTTGAACCACTACATGGAATACGACTCGGATGCGCGCATGGATCGGACCCGCAACAGGCCTATTCCCTCCGGCCAAGTGCCACCCATGCATGCACTGGTCTACGGCGAGTATATGGTCCTGGGCGGCGTCGTGCTTCTTATGTGGAAAGTGAACCTACTCACGGCGTTCCTGGCCCTGCTTACAGCCTTCCTATACGTCCTTGTTTATACCCCCATGAAGAAAGTCTCCTGGCTTAACACCTTGATGGGAGCCATTCCTGGGGCGCTTCCTCCGATGGGCGGGTGGACAGCCGCTACAGGGCAAATTGATCCGGGGGCATGGGTCCTTTTCTTCATTCTATTCATCTGGCAACAACCCCATTTCTACTCCATTGCCTGGATTTTTAAGGATGACTATCGAAAAGGCGGCTTTGAAATGCTGCCGGTCCGGGATCCTCAAGGAAAACGCACCTTCCGGCAAGTACTCTTCTTCTCAGGCCTCCTAATTCCCGTGTCCCTTCTTCCATACGTCATCGGACTATCGGGATTTCTCTATTTTCTTGGCGCGCTCCTCCTTGGCCTCATGATGCTCGCATCCTGTTTTCCCTTCGTTCGTACCGGATCGACAGTCGATGCTCGCCGCGTCTTGAAGGTATCTGTCCTATACCTCCCATTGCTGCTGGCATTGATCGTTTTAGACTTTTCGATCTAG
- a CDS encoding SCO family protein: MLLVALTLTAMLAEKSSGSSSDYLEPIAKVPSFTLRDQADSPYSLNELQGKIWVADFFLTSCQGACPVMSSNMAKLQSAFKDDDRIRFVSFSVDPEVDTPSVLAEYSKNHTPNPAQWKFLTGPIAEIHRMAGVDGLKVGVPETPMAHSQRFVLIDADVTIRGYYDGMDETDVERCAKDIRSLLAN, from the coding sequence ATGCTGCTCGTAGCATTGACCCTTACAGCCATGCTCGCGGAGAAATCTTCTGGGTCGTCCTCGGATTACCTGGAACCTATCGCAAAAGTCCCATCGTTCACCTTGCGCGACCAAGCCGACAGCCCCTATTCATTGAATGAACTGCAGGGGAAGATCTGGGTCGCCGACTTCTTCCTTACTTCCTGTCAGGGTGCATGTCCGGTCATGTCGTCGAACATGGCCAAACTTCAGAGTGCCTTCAAAGACGACGACCGCATACGTTTCGTTTCTTTCTCCGTAGACCCCGAAGTTGACACCCCATCAGTTCTCGCCGAGTACTCCAAGAATCATACGCCCAATCCCGCGCAGTGGAAGTTCCTGACTGGGCCCATTGCCGAAATTCACCGCATGGCGGGCGTGGATGGACTGAAAGTGGGAGTCCCAGAAACACCTATGGCCCACAGTCAACGTTTTGTTTTGATCGACGCCGACGTCACCATTCGCGGCTACTACGACGGCATGGACGAAACCGATGTCGAGAGGTGTGCGAAAGACATTCGCTCGCTCCTGGCGAATTAA
- a CDS encoding DUF420 domain-containing protein, with protein MPPLLPTINATLNGLAGVFLILGWRAIRSRRVEQHKQFMFMALLSSAAFLTCYLYYHFTAVGITRYQGQGILRALYFFILLSHTPLAALMTPFILAAVWFALKGNFTAHTRITKWLWPIWMYVSVTGVLIYLMLYLLPQ; from the coding sequence ATGCCGCCGCTGCTACCCACCATCAACGCAACCCTCAACGGGCTGGCCGGTGTTTTTCTCATTCTAGGTTGGCGAGCTATACGTTCACGCCGCGTTGAACAACATAAGCAATTCATGTTCATGGCCCTGCTATCGTCAGCGGCTTTCCTTACCTGCTACCTCTATTATCACTTCACGGCAGTTGGCATCACGCGATACCAGGGTCAGGGCATTTTGCGCGCCCTCTATTTCTTCATCCTTCTCAGCCACACTCCACTGGCCGCCCTGATGACTCCCTTTATTCTTGCGGCCGTTTGGTTCGCGTTGAAAGGCAATTTCACCGCACATACCCGCATCACGAAGTGGCTTTGGCCTATCTGGATGTATGTTTCCGTCACGGGCGTCCTTATCTATCTGATGCTCTATCTGCTTCCTCAATAA
- a CDS encoding right-handed parallel beta-helix repeat-containing protein, producing MRRFVVVASIYAVLSANSLAQSVSDYPSPQAAIDANPGKMIFVPNGDYLIDKKLRIAADNTGLYGFGRIVQANPAEPVLEIEHASGVRIENITLTRADGTQDATSNGIFCWDSRNVEIDRVRIVNCRAREAAVEIRASKDVTVRNCQILNYKRIAIDDRTAEGETHYGYAFWAIDGTGILVNESTGTSLLDNRILEENLMPTPETKEKFKLGTFTEGKYPSKEGDLAHDAFKKGYVDNWHQGSAIVVTSPEVTRDTIVRGNQIRNAAQGIDLHCDNALITENVIDYCMIGVKATHGCRNLTVSKNLISHVDLWGILLNPGAVSHAAEQATEGAKERAQNVDAGTILANNTITEYGYGNEYWNWGGRSKDQGGSYAIALYEGQLPSNPPLTDVLIQGNMVYSSGRDGILVEGKVVQEPPRYRYAVYVGPWGEGREKGPTYPQGMHFADNLFHAGTAGVSNIELTP from the coding sequence ATGCGCCGATTCGTCGTCGTTGCTTCTATCTACGCTGTGCTCTCGGCAAATTCCTTGGCGCAATCCGTGTCGGATTACCCCTCCCCGCAAGCTGCCATCGATGCCAATCCCGGCAAGATGATTTTCGTGCCCAACGGCGACTACCTCATTGACAAGAAACTCCGCATTGCCGCCGACAACACAGGTCTCTACGGATTTGGCCGCATCGTCCAAGCCAACCCCGCCGAACCCGTCCTCGAGATTGAGCATGCTTCCGGTGTGCGCATTGAGAACATTACCCTCACGCGAGCAGACGGAACCCAGGACGCGACGTCAAACGGCATCTTCTGCTGGGACAGCCGCAATGTGGAAATAGACAGAGTCCGGATCGTCAACTGCCGGGCGCGCGAGGCGGCGGTCGAGATCCGCGCCAGCAAAGACGTCACTGTACGCAATTGCCAGATTCTCAACTACAAACGAATCGCCATCGACGACCGAACCGCCGAAGGCGAAACGCACTACGGATACGCGTTCTGGGCCATCGACGGCACGGGAATCCTGGTCAATGAAAGCACCGGGACTAGCCTCCTCGATAACCGCATCTTGGAAGAGAATCTGATGCCCACACCAGAGACTAAGGAGAAGTTCAAGCTGGGCACCTTTACGGAAGGCAAATATCCCTCAAAGGAAGGTGATCTGGCTCACGATGCTTTCAAGAAAGGCTACGTCGACAACTGGCATCAAGGGTCGGCAATCGTTGTCACTTCGCCGGAGGTGACCCGTGACACCATCGTGCGCGGAAACCAGATCCGGAACGCGGCCCAAGGCATCGATCTCCATTGCGACAACGCCCTCATCACGGAAAACGTGATTGACTACTGCATGATAGGTGTCAAGGCCACGCACGGATGCCGCAACCTTACCGTAAGCAAAAACCTCATAAGCCACGTGGACCTGTGGGGAATCCTCCTTAATCCGGGTGCGGTATCTCATGCCGCGGAACAGGCCACAGAAGGCGCAAAAGAACGCGCCCAAAACGTTGATGCCGGTACTATCCTCGCCAACAACACCATCACGGAATACGGTTATGGTAACGAGTATTGGAACTGGGGCGGCAGATCCAAAGACCAGGGCGGAAGCTATGCCATCGCCCTGTATGAAGGACAACTGCCCTCCAATCCGCCGTTGACCGACGTCTTGATTCAAGGCAACATGGTCTACAGTTCAGGGCGCGATGGAATTCTCGTGGAAGGCAAGGTCGTTCAAGAACCGCCCCGCTACCGGTATGCCGTCTATGTCGGCCCGTGGGGAGAAGGCCGAGAGAAAGGACCAACCTATCCTCAAGGTATGCACTTCGCGGACAATCTCTTCCATGCCGGCACGGCAGGCGTTTCGAATATCGAATTGACCCCTTAA
- a CDS encoding 3-hydroxyacyl-CoA dehydrogenase family protein — MTLKRIGVVGAGFMGTGIAQVCAQARLDIVLVDVRESQLDRALKTIAWSLNKLAEKGLLDESPKSILNRIVPSPTYDACADADLVVEAVFEELHAKHEVLTQLATICPASTILGSNTSTIPITRLAENMKAPERVIGIHFFGPVPLMKLVEIVPHAATRAAVTQRVLEFIRALGKNPVLVKQDIPGFLMNRIFGVMAIEAIRLVETGAGSVADIDQGMCDGFNMRVGPLAIADAAGLDIMLNACRVMHELDPSRIPEPPALLVDLVKAGNLGAKSGQGFYRWDGVKRLGSAI, encoded by the coding sequence ATGACACTCAAGCGAATAGGTGTAGTTGGGGCCGGATTCATGGGCACGGGCATTGCCCAAGTCTGCGCGCAAGCGAGACTCGACATAGTGCTTGTCGACGTTCGCGAATCGCAGTTGGACCGCGCCCTGAAGACCATTGCATGGTCCTTGAACAAACTTGCAGAAAAAGGCCTTCTCGACGAGTCTCCTAAGTCCATTCTGAACCGAATCGTCCCATCCCCAACGTATGATGCGTGCGCAGACGCCGATCTCGTTGTCGAAGCGGTCTTTGAGGAACTCCACGCAAAACACGAAGTACTGACGCAACTCGCCACCATCTGCCCCGCGTCCACGATTCTGGGATCGAACACATCGACAATACCCATCACCCGCCTTGCCGAGAACATGAAGGCTCCCGAACGCGTCATCGGAATCCATTTCTTTGGACCCGTGCCTCTCATGAAGCTGGTGGAGATTGTGCCCCACGCGGCGACCCGCGCAGCCGTAACGCAAAGGGTCCTGGAGTTCATCCGCGCGCTGGGCAAGAATCCGGTCCTTGTGAAGCAGGACATCCCTGGCTTCCTAATGAACCGTATCTTTGGCGTTATGGCGATCGAGGCAATCCGTCTTGTGGAGACAGGAGCGGGTTCGGTCGCAGACATCGATCAAGGAATGTGCGACGGCTTCAATATGCGTGTAGGACCATTGGCCATCGCCGATGCCGCCGGGCTCGACATCATGCTCAATGCCTGCCGCGTCATGCACGAACTCGATCCCTCGCGCATCCCTGAGCCGCCCGCGCTTCTGGTCGACCTCGTGAAAGCCGGAAACCTCGGGGCCAAGTCAGGGCAAGGCTTCTACCGCTGGGACGGGGTCAAGCGTCTGGGGTCCGCAATCTAG